A stretch of the Chlamydia pecorum E58 genome encodes the following:
- a CDS encoding type B 50S ribosomal protein L31, whose translation MKKKVHPEYRQVLFVDSSTGYKFVCGSTYQTEKVEVYEGVEYPVCYVSVSSSSHPFFTGSKKLVDAEGRVDKFLKRYSSVKAPAKPVEEGIVVAKGKKKPAKKKK comes from the coding sequence ATGAAAAAGAAAGTTCATCCTGAGTATAGACAAGTTTTATTTGTAGATTCTTCTACAGGATATAAATTTGTTTGTGGGTCTACATATCAAACTGAAAAAGTCGAAGTTTATGAAGGCGTGGAATACCCTGTATGTTATGTCAGTGTGTCCTCCTCTTCACATCCATTTTTCACTGGAAGTAAGAAATTAGTCGATGCTGAAGGACGTGTAGATAAATTCTTAAAACGCTATAGTTCTGTGAAAGCTCCTGCTAAGCCTGTAGAAGAAGGGATTGTAGTTGCCAAAGGTAAGAAAAAGCCTGCTAAGAAAAAGAAGTAG
- the ileS gene encoding isoleucine--tRNA ligase, with protein MNMFTDTDKDGKGSFAKKEENILNFWKTNDIFKKSLENRLGKPLYSFYDGPPFATGLPHYGHLLASTIKDAVGRYATMRGYYVPRRFGWDCHGVPVEYEVEKTLKLTSPGAVETFGIGAFNEECRNIVFRYVYEWESYIERLGRWVDFSSTWKTMDRSFMESVWWVFKSLYDQGLVYEGTKVVPFSTKLGTPLSNFEAGQNYKEVDDPSVVIKFALNEDPASLLVWTTTPWTLISNMALAVGEELTYVRIQDKESGEQWILGLGCLSRWFSDTNSYIVLEKFPGARLVDKTYKPPFTYFENKRKEGAFRVLPGPFVEESEGTGIVHMAPAFGEADFFICKDHGVPLVCPLDNHGCYTEEIPEYHGQYIKQADKEIIKSLKALRSVFYHGTIKHRYPFCWRTDTPLIYKTVNSWFVAVEKIKDKMLKANSQIHWMPEYIKEGRFGKWLEGARDWAISRNRYWGTPIPIWKSVDGEILVISSIEELEALSGEKVQDIHRHFIDHLEIVKEGKSFFRVPYVFDCWFDSGAMPYAQNHYPFENKEVFENAFPADFISEGLDQTRGWFYTLTVIAAALFDRPAFRNVIVNGIILAEDGNKMSKRLNNYPSPKSILDSYGADALRLYLLHSVVVKAEDLRFSDKGVEGILKQVLLPLSNVLSFYKIYADLYKFDPKKCPQESLTYTEMDLWILSNLYSVVKKVHSGMDIYNLNAAVEPFVDFIDDLTNWYVRRSRRRFWEAEDSADRRAAFATLYEVLFVFCRVIAPFVPFIAEDIFQQLTAGNEEESVHLCDFPQVNETKILKDLEQQVCDVREIVGLGHSLRKEHKLKVRQPLANFYIIGPRERLEALLVYESLIADELNIKNIVYYKETPEFVTTLVKPNFRVLGKKVGAKMREVQGALEMLSQAAIEQLIHGESYALTLHNEEIIITPEDVTITLQTQPGYIARSSGTFSVVLDCQLTEELITEAIAREIINKINTMRRQMKLHVSDRIALKLFSTNEVIAAFSHYEAYICEETLVTAYEFTMEPSPQGMDWDINGHLANIVVNISSSEMGDSPSVIREFVDFEDSHF; from the coding sequence ATGAACATGTTTACGGATACGGATAAAGATGGCAAAGGAAGCTTCGCCAAAAAAGAAGAAAATATTTTAAATTTTTGGAAAACTAACGATATTTTCAAAAAAAGTTTGGAAAATCGTCTGGGAAAACCTTTGTATTCTTTTTATGATGGGCCTCCTTTTGCTACAGGGCTGCCACATTATGGACATTTGCTAGCAAGTACCATTAAGGATGCTGTAGGAAGGTATGCCACGATGCGGGGATATTACGTTCCTCGTAGGTTTGGATGGGATTGTCATGGAGTTCCGGTTGAGTATGAAGTTGAAAAAACTCTGAAACTCACGTCTCCAGGAGCTGTAGAGACTTTTGGAATCGGTGCGTTTAACGAAGAATGCCGTAATATTGTTTTTCGTTACGTGTATGAGTGGGAAAGCTACATAGAGCGCCTAGGACGTTGGGTAGATTTTTCCTCTACCTGGAAAACGATGGATCGTTCTTTTATGGAGAGTGTTTGGTGGGTTTTTAAATCACTTTATGATCAGGGGTTAGTTTATGAAGGAACCAAGGTGGTGCCTTTCTCAACAAAGCTAGGCACACCATTATCCAACTTTGAAGCTGGACAGAATTATAAAGAAGTAGACGATCCTTCTGTTGTGATTAAGTTTGCTCTGAACGAAGATCCAGCGTCTTTATTAGTATGGACAACAACTCCGTGGACATTGATTTCTAATATGGCGTTAGCTGTTGGAGAGGAGCTAACGTATGTGCGTATCCAAGATAAGGAAAGCGGGGAGCAATGGATTTTAGGGCTGGGATGTCTCTCTCGATGGTTTTCTGATACGAATTCTTACATTGTTTTAGAAAAGTTTCCTGGAGCTCGGCTTGTAGATAAGACATATAAACCTCCGTTTACTTATTTTGAAAATAAAAGAAAGGAGGGAGCTTTTAGAGTTCTTCCTGGGCCTTTTGTAGAAGAGAGCGAAGGGACAGGCATTGTACATATGGCCCCAGCTTTTGGAGAGGCAGACTTCTTTATTTGCAAAGATCATGGTGTCCCTTTGGTATGCCCTTTGGATAATCATGGGTGCTATACAGAAGAAATTCCAGAATATCATGGTCAGTACATAAAACAGGCAGATAAGGAAATCATAAAGTCTTTAAAGGCATTGCGTAGTGTATTTTATCACGGTACGATCAAGCACCGCTATCCTTTTTGTTGGAGGACGGATACCCCACTAATTTATAAAACTGTAAATTCTTGGTTTGTAGCTGTCGAAAAGATCAAGGACAAAATGCTTAAGGCGAATTCACAAATTCATTGGATGCCGGAGTATATCAAGGAGGGCCGCTTTGGGAAATGGCTAGAGGGGGCTCGAGATTGGGCAATTAGTAGAAATCGCTATTGGGGGACGCCGATTCCTATTTGGAAAAGCGTTGATGGAGAGATTTTAGTGATTAGCTCTATTGAAGAGCTCGAAGCATTATCAGGAGAAAAGGTTCAAGATATCCATCGACATTTTATCGATCATTTAGAAATCGTTAAAGAAGGGAAGAGTTTCTTTAGAGTCCCTTATGTTTTTGATTGCTGGTTTGATTCTGGAGCTATGCCTTATGCGCAAAATCATTATCCCTTTGAAAACAAAGAAGTCTTTGAGAACGCTTTCCCTGCTGATTTTATTTCTGAAGGATTGGATCAAACTCGAGGATGGTTTTATACGCTAACAGTGATTGCTGCTGCGCTATTTGATCGGCCTGCATTTCGTAATGTCATTGTGAACGGGATCATTTTAGCTGAAGATGGCAATAAGATGTCTAAGCGCTTAAATAATTACCCGAGCCCAAAGTCTATATTAGATTCCTATGGGGCGGATGCATTGCGGCTATATTTGCTCCATAGCGTTGTTGTAAAGGCTGAAGATCTTCGGTTTTCAGATAAGGGAGTGGAGGGCATTTTAAAACAGGTGCTACTCCCTCTGTCCAACGTGCTATCTTTTTATAAAATCTATGCAGATTTGTATAAGTTTGATCCTAAAAAATGTCCTCAGGAGTCTCTTACATATACTGAAATGGACTTATGGATTTTGTCAAATTTATATAGTGTTGTTAAAAAGGTCCATTCTGGAATGGATATATACAATCTCAATGCAGCCGTAGAGCCCTTTGTAGATTTTATTGATGATTTAACGAATTGGTATGTCCGCCGTAGCCGAAGGCGTTTTTGGGAAGCTGAAGATTCCGCAGACAGAAGAGCAGCATTTGCAACCTTATATGAAGTGCTTTTTGTCTTTTGCAGGGTTATAGCTCCTTTTGTTCCATTTATTGCTGAGGATATTTTCCAGCAATTAACAGCGGGTAATGAAGAGGAATCCGTACATCTTTGTGATTTTCCTCAAGTGAATGAGACAAAGATCTTAAAAGACTTGGAACAACAAGTGTGTGATGTGCGTGAGATTGTAGGATTGGGCCATTCTTTAAGAAAAGAGCATAAGTTAAAGGTGCGTCAGCCCTTGGCGAACTTCTATATTATTGGTCCTAGGGAGCGTTTGGAAGCGCTTTTGGTATATGAGTCTTTGATTGCGGATGAGCTAAACATCAAAAATATCGTTTATTATAAAGAGACTCCAGAGTTTGTTACTACGTTGGTAAAGCCTAACTTTCGCGTGTTAGGGAAGAAAGTTGGAGCAAAAATGCGTGAAGTTCAAGGAGCTCTTGAGATGTTGTCACAAGCGGCGATAGAACAGCTCATACATGGAGAGAGCTATGCATTGACGTTGCATAATGAGGAGATCATAATTACCCCCGAGGATGTAACCATAACGCTTCAAACGCAACCTGGTTATATTGCACGTAGCTCAGGGACGTTTTCTGTGGTTTTGGATTGCCAGCTAACAGAAGAGTTGATCACGGAAGCAATCGCTAGGGAGATAATTAACAAGATCAATACAATGCGGCGTCAAATGAAGCTTCATGTTTCCGATCGTATTGCACTGAAGCTCTTTTCAACTAACGAAGTTATTGCAGCCTTTTCGCACTATGAAGCCTACATTTGCGAAGAGACTTTAGTAACGGCTTATGAGTTTACCATGGAGCCTAGCCCTCAAGGTATGGATTGGGATATTAACGGGCACCTTGCAAATATCGTTGTTAATATAAGCTCTTCAGAAATGGGTGATAGCCCCTCAGTTATTAGGGAGTTCGTGGATTTTGAGGATTCTCATTTTTAG
- the lepB gene encoding signal peptidase I, protein MKPYSLRKSRQILHQAFKLLKTHNFIKSPQRKQHLQSLLQQLEDAIFQKDSKTANELACQVQALCKEFPASFGRKLFEFTKAVCFAALVAFVVRQFWFELYEVPTGSMRPTILEQDRIIVSKTTFGLHFPFFKTPLGFSPEAITRGGLVVFTVEGLPIPDSDTLYFGFIPGKKRYVKRCIGKPGDTLYFYGGEIYGLDSEGDPIHLPKKPGPYCLYHVPYISFDGSTELSVSKTQSTTIFKQMNSPCGKITLPQEGTYNQFFHNGIWKNDIPNSLKDPHNSPVSYADIFGLRNYAMVRILTHKQALLAHSLPQEIPSAQAYLEICHTPNVSYPSPLLRRYQDNKFISTIQPMKTLLPLRSEHLHLIRKNLTTSRFVISQGFAQKYQPFAAAPSEKAYALHFPGIPDGCYEFFKGDVYRISFGGTRYKLKSTHPLAQLTDAQIIELFNCGVSFLSIFTPIHPQQVPLPNRYAFFNQGDLYIMGSPIFTKTDPTLKKFIETEKAKQEASSPTQPYIAFIDRGPPPEDLPNFKEFIQNFGLKIPQGHILVLGDNYPMSADSREFGFVPVENLLGTPLWTFWPLNRIGKLTNVSSPISLPGYLVNGIALGIIVSSIGYFLYQRKRRLFPKNENPQNPRTP, encoded by the coding sequence ATGAAACCATATTCCTTACGCAAAAGTCGCCAAATCCTTCATCAAGCTTTTAAACTTCTGAAAACACATAACTTTATAAAGTCACCTCAAAGAAAACAGCATCTTCAATCTTTGCTCCAGCAGCTTGAAGATGCTATTTTCCAAAAAGATTCTAAAACTGCAAACGAGTTAGCATGCCAAGTTCAAGCTCTTTGCAAGGAATTTCCTGCATCTTTTGGAAGAAAGCTCTTTGAATTTACTAAGGCTGTTTGCTTTGCAGCGTTGGTCGCATTCGTGGTACGACAATTCTGGTTTGAACTTTACGAAGTCCCGACAGGATCCATGCGGCCTACAATTTTAGAACAAGACCGTATTATCGTTTCAAAAACCACCTTTGGGCTGCATTTTCCTTTTTTCAAAACACCTTTAGGTTTTTCTCCCGAAGCCATAACACGTGGGGGTCTTGTTGTCTTTACCGTGGAAGGCCTTCCTATCCCAGATTCTGATACCCTATACTTTGGTTTTATCCCAGGGAAAAAGCGGTATGTCAAACGTTGCATAGGAAAACCTGGAGATACCCTATACTTTTATGGAGGGGAAATCTACGGCTTAGACTCTGAAGGCGATCCCATACATCTACCTAAAAAACCAGGGCCTTATTGCCTGTATCATGTTCCTTATATTTCCTTTGATGGTTCTACAGAACTTTCGGTATCGAAAACGCAATCAACTACCATATTTAAGCAAATGAATTCCCCTTGTGGGAAGATTACTCTACCGCAGGAGGGCACCTACAACCAATTCTTCCATAACGGAATATGGAAAAATGATATCCCTAACAGCTTAAAAGACCCTCACAACTCTCCAGTAAGCTATGCAGATATTTTCGGCTTGAGGAATTATGCGATGGTTCGCATTCTTACCCATAAACAGGCTCTCCTTGCCCATTCCCTACCCCAGGAAATCCCTTCAGCACAAGCCTACTTAGAAATTTGCCATACCCCAAATGTTTCCTATCCTTCCCCCCTCCTAAGGCGCTATCAAGATAATAAATTCATCTCTACTATCCAACCGATGAAAACTCTTCTTCCCTTAAGGAGTGAGCACCTCCACTTAATACGGAAAAATTTAACTACGTCACGTTTTGTAATCTCTCAAGGGTTTGCACAAAAATACCAACCTTTTGCTGCCGCTCCTTCAGAAAAGGCTTATGCTCTTCATTTTCCTGGAATCCCTGATGGCTGTTATGAGTTTTTTAAGGGAGATGTATACCGCATCTCTTTTGGAGGGACACGATATAAACTAAAATCTACCCATCCCCTAGCGCAGCTTACAGACGCGCAAATAATCGAACTCTTTAATTGTGGTGTGAGTTTTCTTTCTATTTTCACTCCTATTCATCCTCAGCAAGTACCTCTACCGAATCGGTATGCTTTCTTCAACCAGGGAGATCTCTACATTATGGGCTCCCCAATTTTCACAAAAACTGACCCCACGCTAAAAAAATTCATAGAAACTGAAAAAGCAAAGCAAGAGGCCTCTTCACCAACTCAACCGTACATTGCGTTTATAGATCGTGGCCCTCCACCAGAAGACCTTCCTAATTTTAAAGAGTTCATACAGAACTTTGGCTTGAAAATCCCTCAAGGACATATTCTTGTTTTAGGGGATAATTATCCTATGAGTGCAGATAGCCGAGAATTTGGTTTTGTCCCTGTAGAGAATCTCTTAGGAACCCCCCTATGGACCTTCTGGCCCCTAAATCGTATTGGGAAGCTCACTAATGTATCCTCCCCTATAAGTTTACCTGGCTATTTGGTGAATGGGATCGCCTTGGGAATCATCGTATCTTCGATAGGGTACTTCCTCTATCAAAGAAAACGACGCTTATTTCCTAAAAATGAGAATCCTCAAAATCCACGAACTCCCTAA
- the prfA gene encoding peptide chain release factor 1, whose protein sequence is MFDDTKLTEYLSRLEEIEVRLSSPEIFDHPEEYKALSKEHARLSELKEAYAQLQEQEKILADDKQALSMEKDPEMIAMLEEGLVEGKAETERLRKVLENLLVPPDPDDDLNVIMELRAGTGGEEAALFVGDCVRMYHLYSAAKGWKYEVLSSSESDLKGYKEYVMGISGTGVKRFLQYEAGTHRVQRVPETETQGRVHTSAITVAILPEPAEDDEIIIDEKDLRIDTFRASGAGGQHVNVTDSAVRITHLPTGVVVTCQDERSQHKNKDKAMRILKARIRDAEMQKRQKEASAMRSAQVGSGDRSERIRTYNFSQNRVTDHRIGLTLYSLDKVMEGDLDPITTALVSHAYHQLLSENGNSSAS, encoded by the coding sequence ATGTTTGATGATACCAAACTCACTGAGTATTTGAGTCGTCTTGAAGAAATCGAAGTTAGGCTCTCAAGCCCTGAGATTTTTGACCATCCCGAAGAGTATAAGGCTTTAAGCAAGGAGCATGCCCGCCTTTCTGAATTAAAGGAGGCTTATGCGCAACTTCAAGAGCAGGAAAAAATTCTTGCGGATGATAAGCAAGCGTTGTCGATGGAAAAAGACCCTGAAATGATCGCAATGTTGGAAGAGGGGCTTGTTGAAGGCAAAGCTGAGACAGAGAGGTTAAGAAAGGTTTTAGAGAATCTCCTTGTGCCACCAGACCCTGATGATGACCTCAATGTGATTATGGAACTACGGGCTGGAACGGGAGGTGAGGAGGCAGCGCTTTTTGTAGGTGATTGTGTGCGGATGTACCATTTGTATTCTGCAGCGAAGGGATGGAAGTATGAGGTGCTTTCGTCTTCAGAATCTGACCTTAAGGGTTATAAAGAATATGTCATGGGAATTTCTGGAACTGGTGTGAAGCGTTTTTTGCAATATGAAGCAGGAACACATCGGGTTCAGCGTGTTCCTGAAACTGAGACCCAAGGCCGGGTGCATACTTCTGCAATTACTGTAGCGATATTACCGGAGCCTGCAGAGGATGATGAGATTATTATAGATGAGAAGGATCTACGCATAGATACATTTCGAGCATCCGGAGCAGGGGGGCAGCATGTTAACGTGACTGACTCTGCAGTGAGAATTACCCATTTACCTACCGGTGTTGTTGTAACTTGTCAAGATGAGAGGAGCCAACATAAGAATAAGGATAAGGCAATGCGGATTTTAAAAGCACGGATTCGTGATGCCGAAATGCAAAAGAGGCAAAAAGAAGCCTCGGCAATGCGCTCCGCACAAGTGGGAAGTGGAGATCGCTCAGAAAGAATCCGCACGTATAATTTTTCACAGAATCGTGTGACAGACCATAGAATAGGCTTAACTTTATATAGCTTAGATAAAGTGATGGAAGGGGATTTAGATCCCATCACTACAGCTTTAGTTAGCCATGCGTATCACCAGCTTTTATCAGAGAATGGAAACTCGAGCGCTTCTTAA
- a CDS encoding PhoH family protein — translation MKKAVVLDTSVFIYDPDALFLFKDTHIIIPFTVIEELEGFCKFRDETARNASRALSYIRVLLEGAENVSCQGVSMENGSVLRVEVVPFSSPQEDRQGKFAILESLKVISQRESIIYISKSLGRRLRAESLGIEARDYESKRFSFRSLYRGYQKIQVSIETIEEFYKTGFCDVPENIHPSPNEYFFLSGGDNHFALGRYHVGQGKVVALKALPETVWGITPLNMEQRCALDLLLRDDVKLVTLIGQAGSGKTILALAAAMHMIFDKEVYNKVLVSRPIIPMGKDIGFLPGLKEEKLLHWMQPIYDNMEFLFNINGMGNFSEALQSLMDAKKLEMEALTYIRGRSLPNAFIIIDEAQNLTPHEIKTIISRAGKGTKIVLTGDPTQIDSLYFDENSNGLTYLVGKFHHLSLYGHMFMSKTERSELAAAAAAIL, via the coding sequence ATGAAAAAAGCCGTCGTTCTTGATACTAGCGTCTTTATTTACGATCCTGATGCGTTATTTTTATTTAAAGATACGCATATAATCATACCCTTTACTGTAATAGAGGAGTTAGAGGGGTTTTGTAAATTTCGGGACGAGACGGCAAGAAATGCTTCTCGAGCGCTAAGTTATATCCGAGTATTATTGGAGGGGGCTGAAAACGTCTCTTGTCAAGGAGTTTCTATGGAGAATGGTAGTGTGCTTCGTGTAGAGGTGGTGCCATTTTCTTCGCCACAAGAGGATCGTCAAGGAAAATTTGCAATTTTGGAATCGCTAAAGGTGATTTCCCAAAGAGAATCTATAATATATATTTCGAAAAGTTTAGGCCGTAGGTTGCGTGCTGAATCTTTAGGAATTGAGGCTAGAGATTACGAAAGTAAGAGATTTTCATTTCGCTCTTTGTATCGTGGCTATCAAAAAATTCAGGTTTCTATAGAGACGATTGAAGAGTTTTATAAAACGGGTTTCTGTGATGTTCCTGAAAATATACATCCTTCTCCAAATGAATATTTCTTTCTTTCTGGTGGGGACAATCACTTTGCTTTAGGGAGATATCATGTCGGACAGGGGAAGGTAGTAGCTTTGAAAGCTTTGCCTGAAACAGTCTGGGGAATTACTCCTTTAAATATGGAGCAAAGATGTGCTTTAGATTTGCTCTTGCGAGATGATGTCAAGCTAGTTACTTTGATTGGTCAAGCGGGTTCTGGAAAGACGATTTTAGCTTTAGCAGCAGCAATGCATATGATTTTTGATAAAGAGGTATACAATAAGGTATTGGTAAGTCGGCCTATTATTCCTATGGGGAAGGATATCGGATTTTTACCAGGGCTAAAGGAAGAAAAGCTTTTGCATTGGATGCAACCCATATATGATAATATGGAATTTTTATTTAATATTAATGGTATGGGGAACTTTTCTGAAGCTTTACAATCGTTAATGGATGCAAAAAAGCTAGAAATGGAGGCCTTGACTTATATACGAGGAAGGTCTTTGCCAAACGCATTTATTATTATTGATGAAGCACAGAATCTTACTCCACACGAAATTAAAACTATTATTTCTCGGGCAGGGAAAGGGACCAAAATTGTACTTACTGGTGACCCTACACAGATAGATAGTCTGTATTTTGATGAGAATTCCAATGGACTTACTTATCTAGTTGGAAAGTTTCATCATTTGAGTTTATATGGGCATATGTTTATGTCAAAAACTGAGCGCTCAGAGCTAGCTGCTGCTGCTGCTGCTATTTTATAA
- a CDS encoding 30S ribosomal protein S16 gives MALKIRLRQQGCRNHVVYRLVLADVESPRDGKYIELLGWYDPHKDESYHLKSERIFYWLSQGAELTEKVEALVKQGAPGVYSEYLAKKANRRAVLCKKRREYRKRRAQKRAAANISAN, from the coding sequence GTGGCGTTAAAAATTCGTTTAAGACAGCAGGGATGTAGAAATCATGTTGTATATAGATTGGTGCTCGCAGATGTCGAGTCTCCTCGTGATGGTAAATATATAGAACTTTTAGGTTGGTACGATCCTCATAAGGATGAAAGCTATCATTTAAAGAGCGAACGAATTTTTTATTGGTTATCACAAGGTGCAGAGCTTACCGAGAAAGTCGAAGCATTGGTTAAGCAAGGAGCCCCAGGAGTTTATAGCGAATATCTTGCTAAAAAAGCGAATCGACGAGCTGTCTTGTGTAAGAAGCGCAGAGAATATCGTAAGCGACGCGCACAAAAACGAGCAGCAGCAAACATTTCTGCAAATTAA
- the prmC gene encoding peptide chain release factor N(5)-glutamine methyltransferase, which translates to METRALLKDAAKYLHQYGVAFSEREAASILMDLLGLSSYSQLSDVPYVSEKIIEAYQKRLKLRGEKRCPTAYFHGSVSFLGLSLNIDSRVLIPRMETELLAERVITYISSHPEIQVVYDVCCGSGCIGLAIKNACPQVQVVLSDISPKAVAVAKENARNTRLDVEVYLGDLFEPYSSPGDAFVCNPPYLSYKEVIRTDPEVHCHEPWQALVGGATGVEFYKRIAQELPKVLKPRGVGWLEIGYTQGSQVKDIFLRQGISGEIQQDFAGWDRFFFLEMDF; encoded by the coding sequence ATGGAAACTCGAGCGCTTCTTAAAGATGCTGCAAAGTATCTTCATCAGTATGGGGTGGCTTTTAGTGAGCGTGAGGCCGCATCCATTCTTATGGATCTTCTCGGACTTTCCTCATATTCGCAATTAAGTGATGTTCCCTATGTTTCTGAAAAAATCATAGAGGCGTATCAAAAAAGGTTAAAGTTACGTGGGGAAAAGCGCTGTCCTACAGCGTATTTTCATGGAAGCGTTTCTTTTTTAGGACTTTCTTTAAACATAGATTCTCGGGTGCTCATCCCTAGAATGGAAACAGAGCTTCTTGCAGAGCGTGTAATTACGTACATTTCTTCACATCCTGAGATCCAAGTTGTATACGACGTCTGTTGTGGAAGCGGCTGTATAGGGTTGGCAATTAAAAATGCCTGTCCCCAGGTGCAGGTTGTTCTTTCAGATATTTCCCCAAAAGCTGTTGCTGTAGCTAAGGAAAATGCTAGGAATACCCGCTTAGATGTAGAGGTGTATTTAGGAGATTTATTTGAACCTTATTCTTCTCCAGGAGACGCGTTTGTCTGTAATCCCCCTTACCTCTCCTATAAAGAGGTTATTCGTACGGATCCAGAGGTTCATTGTCATGAGCCTTGGCAAGCATTAGTTGGAGGCGCTACGGGAGTAGAATTTTATAAGCGCATAGCACAGGAATTGCCTAAGGTTCTAAAACCTCGTGGGGTGGGGTGGTTAGAAATAGGATATACTCAAGGAAGTCAAGTAAAAGATATTTTTTTAAGGCAGGGGATTTCTGGGGAGATACAGCAAGATTTTGCAGGATGGGATAGATTTTTTTTTCTTGAAATGGATTTTTGA
- the ffh gene encoding signal recognition particle protein — protein sequence MIGSLARKLSSIFSSLATSQRITEENIASSIREVRLALLDADVYYPVVKDFIAKVKQKVIGEKVWKHVSPGQQFIRCLHEELTTLLGNSDKEELIIQGNPSVVLLCGLQGAGKTTTCAKLASYVIEEGKAKKVLVVPCDRKRFAAVDQLKTLIAQTQADLYQSEGGNPVEITREALEYAKAYNYDFVLIDTAGRLHLDDELMSELASIQKVSQAKERLFVMNLAMGQDAVATAQAFDDLLDLTGVIISMTDGDARAGAILSMKSVLGKPIKFEGCGERIRDLRLFNPASMADRILGMGDTVNLVKEIRQCISEEEDQELGKKLTTATFTYNDYYKQIQAFRRLGPLRKLMSMMPRMHGAQPSDQDIEESERQMKHTEAIILSMTPEEREERVELDMSRMKRIASGCGLTLGDVNRFRKHMAQSKKFFKGMTKEKMEQMKKKMSGGSPWR from the coding sequence ATGATAGGTTCTTTAGCGCGAAAGCTTTCTTCGATATTCTCTTCCTTAGCAACATCTCAGAGAATAACAGAGGAAAATATAGCAAGCTCTATTCGAGAAGTCCGTTTGGCGCTTTTAGACGCTGATGTATACTATCCCGTAGTAAAAGACTTTATTGCAAAAGTAAAGCAGAAAGTTATTGGAGAGAAGGTCTGGAAACATGTATCTCCCGGGCAGCAATTTATCCGTTGTTTGCACGAGGAGTTAACAACCCTTTTAGGAAACAGTGACAAAGAAGAGTTGATTATTCAGGGGAACCCTTCAGTAGTTCTTCTTTGTGGATTACAAGGAGCAGGAAAAACAACGACATGTGCTAAGCTGGCCTCTTATGTTATTGAAGAGGGCAAGGCAAAAAAGGTTTTGGTTGTTCCTTGCGATCGAAAGCGTTTTGCCGCTGTAGATCAATTAAAAACTCTAATTGCTCAAACACAAGCAGATTTATACCAGTCTGAGGGAGGAAATCCCGTAGAGATCACCAGGGAGGCATTAGAGTATGCAAAAGCGTATAATTACGATTTTGTTTTAATTGATACTGCAGGGCGTTTACATCTAGATGATGAGCTCATGAGTGAGCTTGCCTCTATACAGAAGGTATCTCAGGCTAAGGAGAGGCTTTTTGTAATGAATCTTGCTATGGGACAGGATGCCGTAGCTACAGCTCAAGCCTTTGATGATCTTTTAGATCTTACGGGCGTGATTATTTCAATGACAGATGGGGATGCTAGAGCTGGGGCCATTCTTTCTATGAAAAGTGTGCTAGGGAAGCCGATAAAGTTCGAAGGTTGTGGTGAGCGCATCCGAGATCTTCGTCTGTTTAACCCTGCTTCTATGGCGGATCGCATTTTAGGCATGGGAGACACGGTCAATCTTGTAAAGGAGATACGTCAGTGTATTTCTGAAGAAGAAGATCAGGAGTTAGGGAAAAAGTTAACGACAGCAACATTTACGTATAACGACTACTATAAGCAAATTCAAGCATTTCGTCGTCTTGGCCCTTTGAGAAAATTGATGAGCATGATGCCTAGGATGCATGGGGCTCAGCCTAGCGATCAAGATATCGAAGAGTCTGAACGACAAATGAAACATACTGAAGCGATAATCCTTTCTATGACGCCAGAAGAACGTGAAGAAAGGGTAGAGCTAGATATGAGCCGTATGAAAAGGATTGCCTCGGGTTGTGGCTTAACCTTGGGCGATGTGAACCGTTTTCGTAAGCATATGGCACAATCTAAAAAATTTTTTAAAGGCATGACTAAAGAAAAAATGGAACAAATGAAGAAAAAAATGTCTGGAGGCAGCCCGTGGCGTTAA